A DNA window from Ahaetulla prasina isolate Xishuangbanna chromosome 7, ASM2864084v1, whole genome shotgun sequence contains the following coding sequences:
- the WASL gene encoding actin nucleation-promoting factor WASL, giving the protein MNNNQQQQQQQPPPPRRVSNVGSMLLTPQENESLFGFLGKKCVTMCSVVVQIYAAERSAMWSKKCCGVACLVKDNPQRSYFIRIYDIKDGKQLWEQELYNNFVYNSPRAYFHTFAGDTCQVGLNFANEEEAKKFQKTITDLLGRRQRKSEKRRDLPNGPSLPMATVDIKNPEITTNRFYGSQVNNISYTKEKKKGKAKKKKLTKADIGTPSNFQHIGHVGWDPNTGFDVNNLDPELKNLFDMCGISEAQLKDKETSKAIYDFIEKTGGVEAIKNELRRQAPPPPPPSRGGPPPPPPPPHSSGPPPPPARGRGAPPPPPSRAPITAPPPPPPSRPGTIVPPPPPNRIYPPPPPLHSSAPSAPPPPPPPPLAGSCGPPPPPPPPPPPGPPPPPGLPLEVDHPAPSANKAALLDQIREGAQLKKVEQNSRPVSCTGRDALLDQIRQGIQLKSVSDGQETVPTTPAPTSGIVGALMEVMQKRSKAIHSSDEDEDEDDEEDFEDDDEWDD; this is encoded by the exons ATGAACAacaaccagcagcagcagcagcagcagcccccgCCGCCGCGGAGGGTCTCCAACGTGGGCTCCATGCTGCTCACCCCGCAGGAGAACGAGAGCCTCTTCGGCTTCCTCGGCAAGAAATGCGTG acaATGTGCTCTGTGGTCGTCCAGATATATGCAGCAGAGCGCAGTGCTATGTGGTCAAAGAAATGCTGTGGTGTAGCTTGCCTTGTAAAAGACAATCCACAAAGATCCTATTTTATCAGAATATATGATATCAAG GATGGAAAACAATTGTGGGAACAAGAATTATAtaataactttgtatataatagtcCTAGAGCATATTTTCATACCTTTGCTGGAGAC ACATGTCAGGTGGGTCTTAATTTTGCTAATGAAGAAGAAGCTAAAAAATTCCAAAAGACTATAACAGACCTGCTTGGACGAAGGCAGAGAAAATCTg AGAAAAGGAGAGATCTACCAAATG GTCCAAGTCTGCCAATGGCAACTGTTGACATCAAAAATCCAGAAATCACTACTAATAGATTTTATGGTTCACAAGTCAACAATATCTCCTAtaccaaagagaagaaaaaaggaaaagcaaaaaagaaaaaattgacaAAGGCAGATATTGGAACTCCAAGCAACTTCCA ACATATTGGCCATGTTGGCTGGGACCCAAACACAGGTTTTGAT GTTAACAATTTGGATCCAGAActgaaaaacctatttgatatgtgTGGAATTTCAGAGGCTCAGCTGAAAGACAAAGAAACTTCCAAGGCTATATATGATTTTATTGAAAAAACAGGAGGAGTAGAAGCAATTAAAAATGAGTTGCGTAGACAAG ctccaccaccacctccaccaTCTAGAGGCggtccacctcctcctccaccaccaccacataGCTCaggcccccctcctcctcctgctagGGGAAGAGgagcccctcccccacctccttcaAGAGCTCCAATAACagcaccccctcccccacctccttctAGACCTGGTACTATAGTGCCACCACCTCCACCAAACAGGAtatatcctcctcctccaccacttcATTCTTCTGCACCCtctgccccccctcctccccctcctccaccatTAGCTGGTTCTTGTggacctccaccaccaccaccaccaccaccacctcctggtcctcctcctccacctggtctTCCATTAGAGGTTGACCATCCAGCTCCTTCAGCAAATAAAGCAGCTCTTTTAGATCAAATAAGAGAAGGTGCCCAATTAAAAAAAGTAGAACAAAACAGTCGCCCAGTCTCCTGTACCGGAAGAGATGCACTACTTGATCAAATACGACAAGGTATACAGCTGAAGTCG GTATCTGATGGCCAAGAGACTGTACCAACTACACCTGCACCTACGTCAGGTATTGTGGGTGCGCTAATGGAAGTTATGCAGAAAAGGAGCAAAGCCATTCATTCTTCAG ATGAAGATGAggatgaagatgatgaagaagacTTTGAAGATGATGATGAGTGGGATGACTGA